A window of Longispora fulva contains these coding sequences:
- a CDS encoding PKD domain-containing protein, with the protein MRGGILARATTATVLSLGLIGGTLSPAATAVAAPGAPPNAGPAAPVNQRSEHGSPATSALEHPTTGTWPFGTSPARAVEQSALSKAMTAATAAARKKHAAVPVDAATTAYTTLVANPDGSYTARQDLEPQRARHGDAWVPIDTTLTTAKDGSVRPKAAAVTMVFSGGGTGPAATQDDGAGHVLTFTWPTALPKPTVRGSVATYPNVYPGVDLELEAQPTGLRNLFVIHDAKAAANPAVHSLGLGVTGTGLTLSAENGGVAAKDATGRKVFGGAPPTMWDSAGTAAAKGLVRAPSTAGHVATMPARVTGQRVEVAPDQGMLTSASTVWPVIVDPPWNGAAQDWIELWSNGTTVHHGYPAPYGGYDTRAVRVGNSGGTLIRSLLSFDATQLPRPGTPGNEALFVVGANLNLKRQPTAAGNCVNTAVWRADPFNDSSNWGNQNGGTNTNLWPSGGVGTDGASWSNPIGYSASCASNPDWSTINITGQVRDVYNRGGSTYTLGLRASNEGPSSGNYGSFNVQNGDGGNTNVSITYYAEPSFTERPKMGLTITGNHVVQSEPCGQDENHPGYLPMQTASVPISVQMGEPDPGRWVQYSWAMNDLTDHSHGTQTTSMVGSNAGSPIANGTLSKAVSTADPNGYPAGTTLQLQDGHKYQLFAQAMDDVDGTLDHNGQFLNPYGRELYNAFNDFMNNKYGNTGNAYYPTSQACYFIASTSAPQQATFSSITFPAAGQHLPSYPEVGTTGTITAASTATGTPIVRFDYAINTDSANEGHGNCPSTSKPDACDSRSVTPGLTASTDIPIPADATRWGNNHIYVSAVDAAGNVSPYSRYDFFLSQKFQPVSYGDVTGDGVPDVMAVDAGGNLVTYPTNLDPAPGANNAVRAAPAAAAPNGTSWASALYTHRGAIRVQPTDDLFAWDKDTNATGHLYYYYNAQTLSASTQPGYKPPTTPDGFVQGAQAEITRPSCNPSAGNGFCAGYDQSTWNNVVQVAAVGPVLGGCDIATPTMACKTNLITVETDPAGGPSKVWMFSPVGVGRLANPVLLSTSTSTWHWETTRLLSPGNADSHPGGSGGMPDLWARDADGTLWQFPNTSTPSTPGAGLGDLAHKVQLGQFGEFGKYKWINSAGDLNADGKPDVWTMDLTDQMGVVFSPIGNPSGNGLATQTQDSATPLRWAASTAVATVQGAPVAPGVGGQLVVDQTDGNNPSRQLCVDDLNGSLATGATVDVYDCNGTYAQQWYFAPDGTIRIMPQTPGTTPNMCLSPGTSLLLGGKIGLYPCAGDASQVWRTVPSPSTPGRYSLYHPASGLCVDDAGYSTVNGTQFVLWQCWDGTPQRFALPSGSNQTQTDDAESIWYTASGATPTVQTGCCGVSWSNNAQLMLPNTAVNSSVTLNYYVANAGTYQLTPTMTRAVDYGKVTALVDDKALPNVFDGYHNGVDTVKHLFGSVNLTAGNHAFTFKVTGTSGSSTGNRYNAGIDTLTLVPTTGLGALAALSLDKTSGNAPLAVTADASGSVPGGAAISSYTFDFGDGRVIGPQAGRSTTHTYTAGGTYVVRVTVTDAAGVKSAATAPVTIIQPNLTAALATSQTAALTAKADASGSTAGANAISTYTFDFGDGTTVGPQAGATATHLYAAAGTYTVKVTVTDTASATSTATAPVTVGATSAAPAYVGRVASATGAASVTSVALHPGSSGVKVGDTLLISAMLTNTKSGTVSATDTKGNVYSVVLIQADTGGDTTVVLSSVNVTALSSTDTVTVTFPATGEQEVAVDEFSGVTAVDQHASATGTATTFNSGNSPTTTAATELVFGVAGVQGGANATWAGGFTALPTLFVSSDQLATAYKAVSATGAYNASGTAAKAWMAGVVTLG; encoded by the coding sequence GTGAGAGGCGGAATACTGGCCCGCGCCACGACGGCGACGGTCCTGTCTCTCGGGCTGATCGGCGGGACACTGTCCCCGGCAGCCACCGCGGTCGCGGCACCGGGTGCGCCACCGAATGCCGGCCCGGCAGCCCCGGTCAACCAGCGGTCCGAGCACGGCTCGCCGGCGACCTCCGCGCTCGAGCACCCGACGACCGGGACCTGGCCGTTCGGCACGAGCCCAGCGAGGGCCGTGGAACAGAGCGCCCTGAGCAAGGCCATGACGGCGGCCACCGCCGCCGCGCGGAAGAAGCACGCGGCCGTGCCGGTGGACGCGGCGACGACCGCCTACACCACGCTGGTCGCCAATCCCGACGGGTCCTACACCGCGCGCCAGGACCTGGAGCCGCAGCGCGCCCGTCACGGCGACGCGTGGGTTCCGATCGACACCACTCTGACCACGGCCAAGGACGGCAGCGTGCGCCCGAAAGCCGCGGCCGTCACGATGGTGTTCTCCGGCGGCGGCACCGGCCCGGCCGCGACCCAGGACGACGGCGCCGGGCACGTGCTGACCTTCACCTGGCCCACCGCCCTGCCCAAGCCCACCGTGCGCGGCTCGGTGGCCACCTACCCGAACGTCTACCCGGGCGTCGACCTGGAGTTGGAGGCCCAACCCACCGGCCTGCGGAACCTGTTCGTCATCCACGACGCGAAGGCTGCGGCGAACCCTGCCGTGCACAGCCTGGGCCTGGGCGTCACCGGCACCGGCCTCACCCTGTCCGCCGAGAACGGCGGGGTCGCGGCCAAGGACGCGACCGGGCGCAAGGTCTTCGGCGGGGCGCCCCCGACGATGTGGGACTCCGCGGGCACAGCGGCCGCCAAGGGCCTCGTCCGGGCGCCGAGCACCGCCGGCCACGTGGCGACCATGCCGGCGCGGGTCACCGGCCAGCGGGTCGAGGTGGCCCCGGACCAGGGCATGCTCACCTCCGCGTCCACCGTGTGGCCGGTCATCGTCGACCCGCCGTGGAACGGTGCCGCGCAGGACTGGATCGAACTCTGGTCGAACGGCACCACCGTCCACCACGGCTACCCGGCCCCCTACGGCGGCTACGACACCCGGGCGGTCCGGGTCGGCAACAGCGGCGGAACCCTCATCCGTTCGCTGCTCAGCTTCGACGCCACCCAGCTGCCCCGGCCGGGCACCCCCGGCAACGAGGCCCTGTTCGTGGTCGGCGCCAACCTCAACCTCAAGCGCCAGCCCACCGCCGCCGGCAACTGCGTGAACACGGCCGTCTGGCGGGCCGACCCGTTCAACGACAGCTCCAACTGGGGCAACCAGAACGGCGGCACCAACACGAACCTGTGGCCGTCCGGCGGCGTCGGCACCGACGGGGCTAGCTGGAGCAACCCGATCGGGTACAGCGCCAGCTGCGCGAGCAACCCCGACTGGTCCACCATCAACATCACCGGTCAGGTCCGCGACGTCTACAACCGGGGTGGTTCCACCTACACCCTGGGCCTGCGCGCCTCGAACGAGGGCCCGAGCAGCGGCAACTACGGATCCTTCAACGTGCAGAACGGCGACGGCGGCAACACGAACGTCTCGATCACCTACTACGCCGAGCCGTCGTTCACGGAACGGCCGAAGATGGGGCTGACGATCACCGGCAACCACGTGGTCCAGAGCGAACCGTGCGGCCAGGACGAGAACCACCCAGGCTACCTGCCGATGCAGACCGCCTCGGTGCCGATCTCGGTGCAGATGGGCGAACCCGACCCGGGGCGCTGGGTGCAGTACTCCTGGGCGATGAACGACCTCACCGACCACTCCCACGGCACCCAGACCACCTCCATGGTGGGCAGCAACGCCGGCTCGCCGATCGCGAACGGCACGCTGTCGAAGGCTGTCTCCACGGCCGACCCGAACGGCTACCCGGCCGGCACGACCCTCCAACTGCAGGACGGGCACAAGTACCAGCTGTTCGCGCAGGCGATGGATGACGTCGACGGAACGCTCGACCACAACGGGCAGTTCCTGAACCCGTACGGGCGCGAACTCTACAACGCGTTCAACGACTTCATGAACAACAAGTACGGCAACACCGGCAACGCGTACTACCCGACCAGCCAGGCGTGCTACTTCATCGCGTCGACGTCCGCGCCGCAGCAGGCGACGTTCAGCTCGATCACGTTCCCGGCGGCGGGGCAGCACCTGCCGTCGTACCCGGAGGTCGGCACCACCGGCACGATCACCGCGGCCTCCACGGCCACCGGCACCCCGATCGTCCGGTTCGACTACGCGATCAACACCGACTCCGCCAACGAGGGGCACGGGAACTGCCCGAGCACGTCCAAGCCCGACGCCTGCGACTCACGGTCCGTCACACCGGGTCTGACCGCCTCGACCGACATCCCCATCCCGGCGGACGCGACCCGCTGGGGCAACAACCACATCTACGTGTCCGCCGTCGACGCGGCGGGCAATGTCTCCCCGTACTCCCGGTACGACTTCTTCCTCTCCCAGAAGTTCCAACCGGTCTCCTACGGCGACGTCACAGGCGACGGCGTGCCGGACGTGATGGCCGTCGACGCCGGCGGGAACCTGGTCACCTACCCGACCAACCTGGACCCGGCCCCCGGGGCCAACAACGCGGTCCGGGCCGCGCCGGCCGCCGCGGCCCCGAACGGGACCTCCTGGGCCAGTGCGCTCTACACCCACCGGGGCGCGATCCGGGTCCAGCCGACCGACGACCTGTTCGCCTGGGACAAGGACACCAACGCCACCGGGCACCTGTACTACTACTACAACGCACAGACCCTGTCGGCGAGCACCCAGCCCGGGTACAAGCCGCCGACCACCCCCGACGGCTTCGTGCAGGGCGCGCAGGCCGAGATCACCCGGCCTTCGTGCAACCCATCGGCCGGCAACGGCTTCTGCGCCGGCTACGACCAGTCGACCTGGAACAACGTCGTACAGGTCGCGGCGGTCGGGCCAGTGCTGGGCGGCTGTGACATCGCCACGCCGACGATGGCGTGCAAGACGAATCTGATCACCGTCGAGACCGACCCGGCCGGCGGCCCGTCCAAGGTCTGGATGTTCAGCCCGGTCGGCGTCGGCCGGCTGGCCAACCCGGTGCTGCTGTCCACGTCCACCTCCACGTGGCACTGGGAGACCACGAGACTGCTCAGCCCGGGCAACGCAGACAGCCACCCCGGCGGTTCGGGCGGCATGCCGGACCTGTGGGCCCGCGACGCCGACGGCACGCTGTGGCAGTTCCCGAACACGTCCACGCCGTCCACCCCGGGCGCCGGCCTCGGCGACCTCGCGCACAAGGTCCAGCTCGGCCAGTTCGGCGAGTTCGGCAAGTACAAGTGGATCAACTCCGCCGGCGACCTGAACGCCGACGGCAAGCCCGACGTGTGGACGATGGACCTCACCGACCAGATGGGGGTCGTCTTCAGCCCGATCGGCAACCCGAGCGGCAACGGGCTGGCCACCCAGACGCAGGACAGCGCGACCCCGTTGCGCTGGGCGGCCAGCACGGCGGTGGCCACAGTCCAGGGCGCCCCCGTGGCCCCCGGCGTCGGCGGGCAGCTCGTGGTCGACCAGACCGACGGCAACAACCCGTCCCGGCAACTCTGCGTCGACGACCTGAACGGCAGCCTCGCGACCGGAGCCACGGTCGACGTGTACGACTGCAACGGCACCTACGCCCAGCAGTGGTACTTCGCTCCCGACGGCACGATCCGGATCATGCCGCAGACGCCGGGCACCACGCCGAACATGTGCCTGAGCCCAGGCACCTCGCTGCTGCTCGGCGGGAAGATCGGCCTCTACCCCTGCGCCGGCGACGCGTCGCAGGTCTGGCGCACCGTCCCGTCCCCGTCGACCCCCGGCAGGTACTCGCTCTACCACCCCGCCTCGGGGCTGTGCGTGGACGACGCCGGGTACAGCACGGTCAACGGCACCCAGTTCGTCCTGTGGCAGTGCTGGGACGGCACCCCGCAGCGCTTCGCCCTACCCAGCGGATCCAACCAGACCCAGACGGATGACGCCGAATCCATCTGGTACACCGCGTCGGGGGCCACGCCCACGGTGCAGACGGGCTGCTGCGGGGTCAGCTGGTCCAACAACGCTCAGCTGATGCTGCCGAACACCGCGGTGAACTCCTCGGTGACGCTCAACTACTACGTGGCCAACGCCGGCACCTACCAGCTGACCCCGACCATGACCAGGGCCGTCGACTACGGCAAGGTCACGGCACTGGTCGACGACAAGGCCTTGCCGAACGTGTTCGACGGCTACCACAACGGCGTGGACACCGTGAAGCACCTCTTCGGCTCGGTCAACCTGACCGCGGGCAACCACGCGTTCACATTCAAGGTCACCGGCACCAGCGGGTCGTCCACCGGCAACCGGTACAACGCCGGGATCGACACCCTCACGCTGGTGCCGACGACCGGTCTCGGCGCGCTCGCCGCGCTGAGCCTTGACAAGACGTCGGGCAACGCGCCGCTGGCGGTCACCGCCGACGCGTCGGGGTCGGTGCCCGGCGGGGCTGCCATCTCCAGCTACACGTTCGACTTCGGTGACGGCAGGGTGATCGGCCCGCAGGCAGGCAGGTCGACCACCCACACTTACACCGCGGGCGGCACGTACGTGGTCCGGGTGACCGTCACCGATGCCGCCGGAGTGAAGTCGGCGGCTACCGCGCCGGTCACCATCATCCAGCCGAACCTCACCGCCGCGCTGGCCACCAGCCAGACAGCGGCGCTGACGGCGAAGGCCGACGCCTCGGGCTCTACAGCCGGGGCGAACGCGATCTCGACGTACACGTTCGACTTCGGCGACGGGACCACCGTCGGGCCGCAGGCGGGCGCGACGGCGACCCACCTGTACGCCGCGGCGGGCACCTACACCGTCAAGGTCACCGTCACGGACACGGCCTCGGCCACGTCCACGGCGACCGCACCGGTGACGGTCGGCGCCACCAGCGCCGCACCGGCCTACGTCGGCAGGGTCGCCTCGGCCACCGGGGCGGCCTCGGTCACCTCCGTGGCCCTGCACCCAGGAAGTTCCGGGGTGAAGGTCGGCGACACGCTCCTGATCTCGGCGATGCTGACCAACACCAAGTCCGGTACGGTCAGCGCCACCGACACCAAGGGCAACGTGTACTCCGTGGTGCTCATCCAGGCCGACACCGGCGGCGACACCACCGTCGTGCTGTCCTCGGTGAACGTGACGGCGCTGTCCTCGACTGACACGGTCACGGTGACGTTCCCGGCGACCGGGGAACAGGAAGTGGCCGTTGACGAGTTCTCCGGGGTGACGGCCGTCGACCAGCACGCGTCGGCGACCGGCACCGCCACGACCTTCAACTCCGGAAACTCGCCCACGACCACGGCGGCCACGGAGCTGGTATTCGGGGTGGCTGGGGTGCAGGGCGGGGCCAACGCCACCTGGGCCGGCGGGTTCACGGCGTTGCCGACGCTGTTCGTCTCCAGCGACCAGCTCGCCACGGCGTACAAGGCGGTCAGCGCGACCGGGGCGTACAACGCGTCGGGGACGGCGGCCAAGGCGTGGATGGCGGGGGTGGTCACCCTCGGATAG